One Enterobacter asburiae genomic window, CTAACGATACTCTGCCGTGCGTTAATGGGGTTTATCTGAAAGTGCGGGGGGAAGTACCGGGCAACGCAGCGGTTGCCCGGAATGGCGTTAATGCGATTTAAACCCTGCCGCCGTCATCAGCATACGGAAGAGCATACTGACAGCAGCCAGCGCC contains:
- a CDS encoding DUF2474 domain-containing protein; this translates as MQQPVWKRLLWLAIIWGGSVLALAAVSMLFRMLMTAAGFKSH